From the genome of Lutzomyia longipalpis isolate SR_M1_2022 chromosome 2, ASM2433408v1, one region includes:
- the LOC129789845 gene encoding protein pigeon — protein MLNTENLAANLCGLLAQQGNKDPAVEWKILGQERDGSLLVNWVAKREDGSSGHIGIFDPNNKTFDILNTFPEPRNIIQASVNSSRTLLTYVIKEEPSGAEEMPKYSPFLVEINNAIEREPFGLLAMERSKQVMVQFLWKKRDNFDKTYRDKFLVMIHEECVLLFTANIKKIPSADDDGHSSASLRIDFKHDNWYCDTKEMGSESIVRNFTWCQWDPEIQSLYYIHYKPQTRNTLEKDDEKEDLSPTLSAFQFHDDLPMETVLNIPLNLPKIPITESGAKVIYEDDTIPLRIHDSSLNLVIVSNEIGMLFVCHYYLYMPVKPPEESGKMESVHLAYSVTILHHGCVIHCVVPGISWEKAKLMKPTFALHGDHHLLVFQADLFAHLLDIGLSHEPCCHIVCPPPIQIPVTHLVPCVKWGSLTFDSATLNLVSMSVSKSQLIEAFRSDTSLDNRLSILHYFAVHSVDMDTVAELIGILMEHPMSLDLVALMKEVLIGGTYAAVKKGLPPEAAALIRYLPLTMSNPLKPIQAKVSDLSVGISHETLYNTNMMLLSSQQRLSPYRTDIWTCLWDRLNENKEPVRFTAEQVVEKLMFSLACYQPETLSRCTTPMSPSGPKIGADNSFSLTHRSQSTDLPFIELEECTASKQEHVISVNLRELSVHLAKYTAKQNIGFRWLKNSYDQAPTYVHTVASMFAAAQYEMSKTLCGIVCRYAGVDAQLETLKGFPLIDSLSSSRQYALYSFLERFCLAAQSLAYPLPQGFSSFFAYLGFRTLSYDMFLQYVQRHVFELQIDVMKAILQDMDDSPEALRRKLSLLSMLPRSRARRLLNKWNHTASLQIRARDHATNILCGVPVFPRGSQGQLKQNVRHGGSYPENKETIAPLDTFLDLLTAKANLNEIDFNLLIDATISSLEQ, from the exons ATGCTGAACACTGAGAACCTTGCAGCCAATCTCTGTGGATTGCTGGCTCAACAGGGGAATAAAG atcCAGCtgttgagtggaaaattttgggCCAGGAGAGAGATGGCTCATTACTGGTGAACTGGGTGGCAAAGAGAGAGGATGGATCAAGTGGCCATATAGGGATTTTTGATCCCAACAACAAAACATTTGATATTCTGAACACATTCCCGGAACCAAGAAATATTATTCAGGCATCTGTGAACAGCTCCCGGACGCTGCTGACCTATGTGATAAAGGAGGAACCATCAGGAGCTGAAGAAATGCCCAAATACTCACCGTTTTTAGTTGAAATTAACAATGCCATTGAGAGAGAACCTTTTGGATTGCTTGCCATGGAGAGGAGCAAGCAGGTCATGGTGCAGTTCCTCTGGAAGAAGCGCGATAACTTCGACAAGACCTACAGGGATAAGTTTCTAGTCATGATCCATGAAGAGTGTGTCCTCCTCTTCACGGCGAATATAAAGAAGATTCCTTCAGCAGATGATGATGGCCACTCTTCGGCATCTCTGAGAATAGATTTTAAGCACGACAACTGGTACTGTGACACCAAAGAGATGGGCAGTGAGTCCATTGTGAGGAATTTCACATGGTGCCAGTGGGATCCGGAAATTCAATCCCTCTACTACATCCACTACAAACCTCAAACGAGGAATACCCTTGAGAAGGATGATGAGAAGGAGGATCTCAGTCCAACATTGAGTGCATTCCAGTTTCATGACGATCTCCCCATGGAAACAGTCCTGAACATTCCACTGAATTTACCGAAAATCCCAATAACCGAATCTGGAGCAAAGGTCATCTATGAGGATGATACCATTCCATTGAGAATCCATGATTCATCCCTAAATCTCGTGATTGTTTCAAATGAGATCGGGATGCTCTTCGTGTGCCACTATTACCTGTACATGCCGGTGAAGCCTCCAGAGGAGTCTGGAAAGATGGAATCTGTTCATCTTGCTTACTCTGTCACAATTCTCCATCACGGATGCGTTATACACTGCGTTGTCCCTGGGATCAGTTGGGAGAAAGCCAAGCTAATGAAACCTACTTTTGCTTTGCACGGTGATCATCATTTGCTAGTCTTCCAGGCTGATCTCTTTGCGCACCTCCTGGACATTGGCCTGAGTCATGAACCCTGCTGCCATATAGTGTGTCCACCTCCGATTCAGATTCCCGTAACTCACCTCGTTCCTTGCGTCAAATGGGGCTCACTTACCTTTGATTCGGCTACTCTCAATCTGGTTTCAATGAGTGTGTCTAAATCTCAACTTATTGAGGCATTCAGGAGCGACACATCACTCGACAACCGCCTCAGTATCCTCCACTACTTTGCCGTTCATTCCGTTGACATGGACACAGTGGCAGAACTCATTGGGATTCTCATGGAACATCCCATGAGCCTGGATCTTGTAGCTCTAATGAAGGAAGTTCTTATTGGAGGAACTTATGCAGCAGTGAAGAAGGGACTTCCTCCAGAGGCAGCAGCACTCATTCGATACCTCCCACTGACAATGTCTAACCCACTGAAACCCATTCAAGCTAAAGTAAGCGACCTATCTGTTGGAATCTCCCATGAAACTCTCTACAACACCAACATGATGCTACTCTCATCACAGCAGAGGCTTTCACCCTATCGCACAGACATCTGGACGT GTCTCTGGGATCGTCTGAATGAAAACAAGGAGCCTGTGAGGTTCACAGCAGAGCAGGTTGTTGAGAAGTTGATGTTCTCACTGGCTTGCTATCAACCGGAAACACTGTCTCGCTGCACAACACCAATGAGCCCTTCAGGACCCAAAATAGGCGCTGATAATAGCTTCTCCCTCACCCATCGTAGCCAGTCAACTGATCTCCCATTTATTGAGCTGGAGGAATGCACGGCTAGTAAGCAGGAGCACGTTATATCAGTG AATTTGAGGGAGTTAAGTGTCCACCTGGCCAAGTACACGGCTAAGCAGAATATTGGCTTCCGCTGGCTTAAGAATTCCTACGATCAGGCACCAACGTACGTTCACACAGTTGCCTCCATGTTTGCTGCTGCTCAATATGAGATGTCCAAGACGCTCTGTGGCATTGTATGTCGTTATGCAGGTGTTGATGCCCAACTGGAGACACTTAAAGGCTTCCCTCTAAT tgATTCTCTATCTTCTTCGCGGCAATACGCTCTTTATTCATTCTTGGAGAGATTCTGCCTTGCAGCTCAATCCTTGGCCTACCCACTGCCCCAAGGATTCTCATCCTTTTTCGCCTATCTGGGATTCAGAACACTCTCCTACGACATGTTCCTTCAGTACGTTCAGAGGCATGTGTTTGAGTTGCAAATTGACGTCATGAAAGCCATTTTGCAAGACATGGATGATTCTCCTGAAGCGCTGAGACGCAAATTGAGCCTGTTGTCGATGTTGCCACGATCGAGAGCCCGGAGGCTTCTCAATAAGTGGAACCACACGGCAAGTTTGCAAATTCGTGCACGAGATCACGCAACAAATATCCTCTGTGGCGTTCCCGTATTCCCACGTGGCTCTCAAGGGCAGCTCAAGCAGAACGTCCGTCACGGTGGAAGCTACCCGGAGAATAAGGAAACCATCGCACCACTAGATACCTTCCTGGATCTCCTAACGGCCAAAGCGaatctcaatgaaattgaCTTCAATCTCCTCATTGATGCCACAATCAGTTCGCTGGAGCAATAA